Proteins from one Triticum aestivum cultivar Chinese Spring chromosome 7A, IWGSC CS RefSeq v2.1, whole genome shotgun sequence genomic window:
- the LOC123149205 gene encoding DUF21 domain-containing protein At4g14240, translating to MSSAGRARAASLAAVAVRMVVGAAARPAPSAALMMAAVRGEDTEFGTALWWAYAAFSALLVLLAGIMSGLTLGLMSLGPVDLEILMRSGTDAEKAQAAAILPVVKKQHQLLVTLLLCNACAMEALPIFLDRIFNPVLAIILSVTFVLAFGEVIPQAICTRYGLAVGASFVWLVRIVMVIAYPIAYPIGKLLDFALGHESALFRRAQLKALVSIHSKAAGKGGELTHDETTIISGALDLTEKTAEEAMTPIESTFSLDVDSKLDWETIGTILARGHSRVPVYSGNPRNVIGLLLVKSLLTVRAEIETPVSAVSIRRIPRVPSDMPLYDILNEFQKGGSHMAAVVKAKPKNAPPHDKTEPGMESAGATQVTAPLLASTDERVDTIIVDTERQQNMQVNRNKAHSMQPNDTPSNALAQLSEDMDNGSVIGIITLEDVFEELLQEEIVDETDEYVDVHQRIRVAAAVAASAVARVPSYRKLLSQKGAQGQGQPGQQPTGILKKPSGDSNKSKNKVSLVEPLL from the exons ATGTCGTCCGCCGGGAGGGCGAGGGCCGCGAgcctggcggcggtggcggtgcggatggtggtgggggcggcggcgcggcccgcgccgagcgcggcgctgatgatggcggcggtGCGGGGGGAGGACACGGAGTTCGGGACGGCGTTATGGTGGGCGTACGCGGCCTTCTCCGCCCTCCTGGTGCTGCTGGCCGGGATCATGTCGGGGCTCACCCTGGGCCTCATGTCGCTCGGCCCCGTGGATCTGGAGATCCTCATGCGCAGCGGCACCGACGCCGAGAAGGCTCAAGCCG CCGCGATCCTTCCGGTTGTAAAGAAGCAGCACCAGCTTCTTGTCACTCTGCTGCTGTGTAATGCTTGTGCCATGGAG GCTCTCCCTATATTCCTTGACAGGATTTTCAATCCTGTTCTTGCTATTATATTGTCAGTGACTTTTGTTCTTGCCTTTGGGGAG GTTATACCTCAAGCAATATGTACTAGGTATGGGCTGGCAGTGGGTGCTAGCTTTGTCTGGCTTGTACGCATCGTCATGGTCATTGCCTATCCTATTGCTTACCCGATTGGGAAG CTCCTAGACTTTGCTCTTGGGCATGAATCTGCGCTTTTCAGGCGAGCTCAATTGAAAGCTCTTGTTTCTATCCATAGCAAAGCG GCTGGTAAGGGTGGAGAGCTTACCCATGATGAGACTACAATCATAAGTGGAGCGTTGGACTTAACTGAAAAG ACCGCCGAAGAAGCTATGACACCTATTGAATCAACTTTCTCTTTAGATGTGGACTCCAAGTTGGATTG GGAAACAATTGGTACAATTCTTGCCCGGGGCCACAGCCGTGTACCTGTGTATTCAGGAAACCCTAGAAATGTTATAGGTCTCCTGTTG gtcaaaagtCTTCTGACAGTTCGTGCTGAAATAGAGACGCCAGTTAGTGCTGTTTCCATTAGGAGGATTCCAAG GGTTCCTTCAGACATGCCTTTGTATGATATACTGAACGAGTTTCAGAAAGGAGGTAGTCATATGGCTGCTGTTGTGAAGGCAAAGCCTAAGAATGCACCACCTCATGATAAAACTGAACCTGGTATGGAGTCAGCTGGGGCAACACAAGTGACTGCACCCTTGCTAGCCAGTACTGATGAAAGGGTGGATACTATTATTGTTGATACTGAAAGACAACAGAACATGCAGGTTAATAGAAATAAAGCCCACTCGATGCAGCCGAATGATACACCGTCAAATGCACTGGCTCAGTTATCAGAGGATATGGATAATGGTAGTGTCATTGGTATCATCACACTGGAAGACGTATTTGAAGAACTCTTGCAG GAGGAGATAGTTGATGAGACGGACGAATATGTTGATGTCCATCAAAG GATCCGAGTGGCTGCTGCAGTCGCTGCATCAGCAGTTGCAAGGGTTCCATCTTATCGAAAATTATTGAGTCAAAAG GGTGCACAGGGACAGGGTCAGCCAGGGCAACAGCCTACCGGAATTCTGAAGAAACCTAGTGGTGATTCAAACAAGTCAAAAAATAAAGTGAGCCTTGTTGAGCCTCTTCTATAA
- the LOC123154609 gene encoding uncharacterized protein has protein sequence MAMSDTGSSFANWTNDLYRYDTPSLGGAAADSTIVAASATPTSPASAGSGDGSPSRAAGGALGPQVAGKPAARKRARASRRAPVTLLNTDASNFRAMVQQFTGIPSAPAGPFSGTPVISFGGASGYGFAPPPPQQQQQPAAALSFDHHHLHQRQQYTGAAFGYGGSHLQHSLSGGDAFAHGLGAAEDRMLLQSMQAAQMPGARAAHNSANGYFA, from the coding sequence ATGGCGATGAGTGACACTGGCTCGAGCTTCGCCAACTGGACCAACGACCTCTACCGCTACGACACGCCCAGCCTGGGCGGCGCCGCGGCGGACTCGACGATCGTCGCCGCCTCCGCGACGCCGACGAGCCCGGCGTCGGCGGGGTCCGGCGACGGGAGCCCGTCCCGGGCGGCGGGCGGGGCCCTGGGCCCGCAGGTGGCGGGCAAGCCGGCGGCGAGGAAGCGGGCCCGGGCGTCGCGCCGGGCGCCCGTGACGCTGCTCAACACGGACGCCAGCAACTTCCGCGCCATGGTGCAGCAGTTCACCGGCATCCCCTCCGCCCCCGCCGGCCCGTTCTCCGGCACGCCGGTCATCAGCTTCGGCGGGGCATCCGGCTACGgcttcgcgccgccgccgccgcagcagcagcagcagccggcggCCGCCCTGTccttcgaccaccaccacctccaccagcgGCAGCAGTACACCGGCGCGGCATTCGGCTACGGCGGCAGCCACCTGCAGCACTCCCTCTCCGGCGGCGACGCGTTCGCGCACGGGCTCGGCGCCGCGGAGGACCGGATGCTCCTCCAGAGCATGCAGGCGGCGCAGATGCCCGGGGCGCGCGCCGCTCACAACAGCGCCAATGGCTACTTTGCTTGA